A region of the Osmia bicornis bicornis chromosome 1, iOsmBic2.1, whole genome shotgun sequence genome:
ACCCAGTAAGTTCGTCGCAAAACGCTTAACATTAGTTGAATGCCTCCGTGTAACGTGTTCGCGTGGCAATCTGCTATAATGAGTTCGGTGACTCTATGTACCGGTAAAACTATCGGAAACCGTTCCGTAAGGTCGGAGTTGCGCAACCGCCCGCCAACACGAATAGTACCATCTTCGTCCAAAAAAGGGTTCAGTCGAAATAATGGACTCGATTTACGAAGAGATTCGCTCTTTTTCAAGGCCTTTATTTCGTTGCGAAATGAATGCGCTTGAACTTGCTGAACCCAGAATTTCCGCGACGCGATGAGTTCTTTGGTAGTGACAACCGTATCTTGATGGTCGTTTTTCCCCGTTTTAACTCGCGAAATGAAACGCGTGACGTACGCGGTAATTCGGAGTAGTTTTTGCCACGAAGACGTGCGTGTTGGCAGATCCCACTCAGTCTCCGACTCCAAATGCAATGCATTGACTTGCCTTTTGATTTCTGCTTCAGCTTCCCTTGGGACGACAAGCCTAAATTCTGGCCACTCATTGGGAGTTTGCGCCAGCCAGGAAGGACCGTGCCACCAAAGGGGGTGGTGAAGCAGCAATTTCACCGACAACCCGCGGGACGCACAATCGGCAGGATTCCAAGCGGTTGGTACGTGTCGCCAAGAAGCATTCGGCGCTCGGCTTTGTATATCCGCGACTCGGTGTGCCGTAAACGTTTTTAATTGACTCGGGTGCTTATGTATCCAAGCTAATGCAACGGTGGAGTCAGTCCAACCGTAAACCGGTACGTTATCGATTTTTAATGTAGCCTGAACCTGCTCGATCAATCGCGTCATTAGGACGCACGCGCATAATTCTAGCCGCGGAATTGTGAGTGGTTTCAACGGTGCTACCTTTGTTTTTGCCATGAGTAAATGTAACGCAACCTCGTCCGCGATGGAGATTGTACGTAAATAAATCACAGCCGCATAGGCGTCTTGCGAAGCATCTGCAAACCCGTGTATTTCGTACGCAATTGTGGCATTCCGCGTCCTAATCCAGCGCGGGAGGGTTACTTTTGGTAAATCGTTGAACTCCGCGGAATATTCGCGCCATTGGTTGGTTAGTTCATAAGGTAGAGGTTCGTCCCAGTCTAACTTGGCTACCCATAATCTTTGCATGAAGATCTTGGCCACTATAACGACGGGAGAAATCCACCCCAATGGGTCAAAGATTCGCGCGATATTCGATAAGACCACGCGCTTAGTCGGATTCGCCGTACTAGCGGAGTCGAACttaaattgaaatcgaaattCGTCCGATTTGGGTAACCAACGGATTCCTAACATTTTTAATCCTTCGGCATCTTGAAATAAGCGGCTCGAGGCCAGCTCGTGATCAACGTGGGAGATCTCCGCTAATAACTGTGGACAATTGCTTGACCACTTTCTTAGGTGGAAACCTCCGTGTCTGAGGGCATCCGTTACCTGCTGCCGTGTTTGACGAGCCAACACTCGATCATCGGCCCCGAAAAGCGCGTCGTCAACGTAGAGGTGCTCATTCAGGATAGGAGCCGCGAGAGGGAAATTAGTCCCCTCATCCAGCGCGAGTTGTTTGATGACCCGATTCGCGAGGAAAAGCGCTGGGGCCGTCCCGTATGTCACGGTAAGCAGTTCATATGTTTTCAGCTGATCTTCGGGTTTAGCGCGCCAAACTATCAGCTGGTAGGCGGTGTCGCGATGGTCAATCCAGATTTGCCGGAACATTTTCGCGATATCTGCCGCGAACACGAACTGATACATGCGCCATCGTAAAATCGTGACCGCGAGGTCAGCTTGCAGTTTCGGACCAACCAGTAAATGCTCGTTTAGCGTAGACCCGTTTGACGTAGGCATCGACGCGTTAAAAACCACTCTCAATTTTGTCGTACTGCTGTCTTCACGGATGACCGGATGATGCGACAAATAGACCTTTTGCTCAGAAGGAGGGTCTGTTTCAAGAAATTCCCGCATATGACCGAGCTGCAGGTATTCCTCCAGAAAGGAGTGATAAGCCGTAGCTTGTTCCGCGTCTTTGGCGAGCCGTTTTTCCAATCTATAAAAAGAGGCGACCGCGATTCCTTTCGAAGCCCCTATATCGATGGGAGGCTCTGATTTAAACGGCAATCGCGCTACGTATTTGCCGTCGGGTTTACGCGAGTGAGTCTGCCGAAAATGTTCTTCACATTTTTTGTCCTCTTCGGAGAGGAACGTTACCGGTGGAGGCGCTTCCACCTCCCAAAGCTTCCTTAACGTGTTGTTTATTTCAGCGTTAAGGTCGCCGTAATGTACGTGGAGTTGCATTGCGTGAGACTCAACGGATCGAGCGGGACCAGTCAACACCCACCCGCAAATCGTTTTCTGCGCGACGGGTTCGGATGGAAGGCCTTTTCGAAGGCCGTCGAGCAAGATCGCGCCATAATTATCCGCGCCGATTATGAGGTCCACGGGCGCATTATTATTAGTGAGAGGATCGGCCCACTCAAGACCACGTAAGTGTTTCCACCTACTCAAGGTGTCTATTGAATTTGAGCGGTAATTAGTTAACCGTTTTAAGATAAGAGCGCGCACAGGGATGACAGGCCCTTTTCCGTGGCACGGTTCAATCGTAACGTTCGCGGAGGCGCGAACCGTGGCCGACGTCCCGGCCCCAATGCCGGAGACGGAAGCTTGGACGTGTTGGCGATTAGCGCGCAACGTGTTTGCAACATTCTCACGAATGAACGTTGCTTCCGACCCAGGATCAATTAAAGCGCGTAATGTCGCTTGTCGGCCTTCGCGAGTACCAACTTTGATCCAAGCTGTAGCGAGAACGACCTTTTTTTCTTGACGCGACGTACCGAAGTGCGTGTTTACCGAAGTCGACATCGGCGTGTCTTCCATATTGTTATCCGCTACGTGTGTAGGTTGCGCCGTATGTTGACTTGATTCTAAATCCGCGTGAGAGGTCGATTCGCGACCTTTGCTAACGGACGACGTCTTCGAAACCTTTCGCTCAGAATGTAAAAGAGAATCATGTCTACCTTTACATATCGAACAAGCGCGTTTGCTAGGACAGGCTGCCGGGAGATGTCCTTTTTGTAAACAATTAAAACATCGATGATGTTCGCGCGCGAGTGATAATCGTTGTTCGACGGATTGCCCACGGAACACGTCACATCTAAACAAAGCGTGATCGGCGCCGCACGCGACGCACTTCGTTTCCGACGCGTTTAAATGCGCTTTCGCGATTTTAATAGGcgctaatttatttttataggcGCTGTTTCCTTCTCCGCGGGATGACGCCAATGATTCCAGAGTTCGGATTCGCACATTGAAGAACGCCTACCAATCCGCGAGGGATGGGAACAATTCCTCTTCACCCACGCGCAACTCCCACTCCCGATGGGACTCCTTGTCCAACTTGCGGACAAAGTGAAAAACAAGAACATCGTCCCAGTATTCGACCGGACGAGCCATGTTTTTTAAGGCCGTTAATGCGGCGCGGGATCTATCGCGTAAACTTTTTAAATCGCTTAAAACAGCGGATCCGATCGGGGGTGAGTCGAACAACATTTTCAGGTGAGCGGTTATGAGCGCGCGTTCGTTCGCGTACCTGTCGGTCAATAGTTTCCACGCTGCCTCGTAATTCGCCGCGGAAGTGGAAACGTTCTTTAATAGAAGAGACGCTTCACCAATTAAGCTTAATTTAAGATAGTGCAACTTTTGCACCTCCGGTAACGCGTCGTTAGAGCCAACTAAAGACTGAAAGAGGTCTCGAAAATTTTCCCATTCCGTATAGTCCCCGGAGAATTTAGGTAATTCGACTCGAGGAAGCTTGACCGACAGTGGAGATTCGCGATTACAAGAAGCGGTACTCGTATTACATGAGTTACTTGCAGGTTCGGAGTCCATCGGTAAGGCTGCCGTCATAGCGTCGAGGGCGGCAAGGAAAGCTGCTTCCGTATCCCCGAAGACGTCGCTGGAG
Encoded here:
- the LOC123988054 gene encoding uncharacterized protein LOC123988054, with protein sequence MQLHVHYGDLNAEINNTLRKLWEVEAPPPVTFLSEEDKKCEEHFRQTHSRKPDGKYVARLPFKSEPPIDIGASKGIAVASFYRLEKRLAKDAEQATAYHSFLEEYLQLGHMREFLETDPPSEQKVYLSHHPVIREDSSTTKLRVVFNASMPTSNGSTLNEHLLVGPKLQADLAVTILRWRMYQFVFAADIAKMFRQIWIDHRDTAYQLIVWRAKPEDQLKTYELLTVTYGTAPALFLANRVIKQLALDEGTNFPLAAPILNEHLYVDDALFGADDRVLARQTRQQVTDALRHGGFHLRKWSSNCPQLLAEISHVDHELASSRLFQDAEGLKMLGIRWLPKSDEFRFQFKFDSASTANPTKRVVLSNIARIFDPLGWISPVVIVAKIFMQRLWVAKLDWDEPLPYELTNQWREYSAEFNDLPKVTLPRWIRTRNATIAYEIHGFADASQDAYAAVIYLRTISIADEVALHLLMAKTKVAPLKPLTIPRLELCACVLMTRLIEQVQATLKIDNVPVYGWTDSTVALAWIHKHPSQLKTFTAHRVADIQSRAPNASWRHVPTAWNPADCASRGLSVKLLLHHPLWWHGPSWLAQTPNEWPEFRLVVPREAEAEIKRQVNALHLESETEWDLPTRTSSWQKLLRITAYVTRFISRVKTGKNDHQDTVVTTKELIASRKFWVQQVQAHSFRNEIKALKKSESLRKSSPLFRLNPFLDEDGTIRVGGRLRNSDLTERFPIVLPVHRVTELIIADCHANTLHGGIQLMLSVLRRTYWVINARRLVKSHIYKCTRCVRWCAVTVRQQMTDLPAARVTPARPFAHCGVDYAGPFSALAHRGRGQKAHKVYIALFICLSTRAMHLELVRDYSTAAFLAAFNRLAARRGLPTKLYSDNGTNFQGANKELRAAFKLVTADSHLRALFAADHISWHFIPPSSPHFGGIWEAGVKSVKTHLRRMLCDRTPTCEELNTLLCKIEACLNSRPLAPLKDDLESREALTPGHFLVGGVLKVPPAPSVIDISDNRLSRWQWVQQLTEKFWRAWAHEYLQSLQARSKWCSRATNLKIGDLVLLKSSSLPPGKWDLGRVTECHPGKDGLARVVSIKTARSEYTRPVVNLCKLPISS